Genomic segment of Candidatus Schekmanbacteria bacterium:
AGGATTAGGATTCTTGAAAATCGCCCTCTAAATACCTTCTATAAAAAGCCTGAAAGAATAGTCAGGCTTGCAATGCGAATTGGATATAAACAAAAGGATAACAAAAGTCCTGCTGAACAACTCATTGAAGACTATGAAAAAGAAACTCAAACAGTCAGGATGATCTATGAAAAGATTTTCTCAAATCTTGTAAAAAATGACATGCAAAAAAATTAATCACCTTTCTGAATTTCACTGAACTTCAACTTGCCTGTCCACAGAAAAATCAGTCCTGCTATGATTGTTGGAATCATATTGAGAGTCCACATAGCAATTGCATAACTTTTAGCGACAGCTGGCTCGACATTTACAATTTTCAATGCCATTTCGCAGGCAACCTGATAAATTCCTATGAAACCGGGTGATGAAGGCGCAGCTACACCAAGGGCAATTAGTATCATTATAAGAAATGAGGAAGAAAAAGGGAGATTGAGATTAAATGCCGGAAACATTGAATAAAAGGAAGCGGCCATAGCAAGCCATACTGCAAGAGATAATAAAGAAGAATAGATAAGATGCCTAACATTCTGAAGCACACCTAATCCTATGATAAAGGAATCTATTACTGAAAGCAGTTTTTCCATAATCTTGTCAGGAATAAAGAAAAAGATTTTTCGCAAAAGTGAGATAACCAAATCTGATTTGAATTTTAAGGCAACCAGAAATAGAATCAGCAAAACAGCTATAGCGCCAACAGCTATTCCTATCTCTTGAAACTGTTTGTTCAGTGTCCCATCTTTCCCATCAGAAAATGAAAAATTCATCAACATAATGAAAGAAAAAAGAAGCAATGTGCATAAATCAAAGACCCTCTCTACAACAATTGTGGCAAACGATGCACTCTTGCTTACACCTTCTTTAATGCCTATGACAACA
This window contains:
- a CDS encoding UPF0104 family protein; translation: MEIAGRKISYSGIDFTAVGQALSKANYFYILPYLIIYTLVYYFRALRWKYFMYPIKNINMRTLFTTTIIGFMGNCILPARAGEVVRPVVIGIKEGVSKSASFATIVVERVFDLCTLLLFSFIMLMNFSFSDGKDGTLNKQFQEIGIAVGAIAVLLILFLVALKFKSDLVISLLRKIFFFIPDKIMEKLLSVIDSFIIGLGVLQNVRHLIYSSLLSLAVWLAMAASFYSMFPAFNLNLPFSSSFLIMILIALGVAAPSSPGFIGIYQVACEMALKIVNVEPAVAKSYAIAMWTLNMIPTIIAGLIFLWTGKLKFSEIQKGD